Proteins from one Planctomycetia bacterium genomic window:
- a CDS encoding nucleotidyltransferase family protein, with protein sequence MSDELLVAILAAGASRRLGQPKQLVQVGDEPLLSRQCRVAIEAEVGLVTTILGCHADACFAALSGLNVTVRRNEQWEEGLASSIREAASAAIDQNAAGLLILHCDQYRIRAGDLQALHLAWTKSGRSTVCRARHDEYVGPPVIFPASCFAALLLLPGDEGARRVISALDSSLLIDVPMPNAVYDLDLPEQLADVITR encoded by the coding sequence ATGTCTGACGAGCTACTCGTCGCCATCCTGGCCGCCGGAGCCTCGCGCCGCTTGGGACAACCGAAGCAACTCGTGCAAGTCGGCGACGAACCGCTACTTTCGCGCCAGTGCCGAGTCGCGATCGAAGCGGAAGTCGGTCTCGTTACAACCATTCTTGGCTGTCATGCCGACGCTTGCTTCGCAGCTCTGAGCGGCTTGAACGTAACGGTTCGCCGCAACGAACAGTGGGAGGAAGGCCTCGCCTCATCGATCCGCGAAGCAGCGAGCGCTGCAATTGACCAGAATGCCGCCGGACTCTTGATCCTGCATTGCGATCAATACCGCATCCGCGCCGGAGATTTGCAAGCACTTCACCTAGCATGGACGAAGTCAGGTCGGTCGACGGTCTGCCGCGCGCGACACGACGAGTACGTGGGTCCCCCAGTCATTTTTCCAGCGAGTTGCTTTGCGGCGTTGCTGTTGCTCCCAGGGGACGAAGGCGCTCGCCGCGTCATCTCGGCACTCGACTCGAGCTTGCTCATCGACGTGCCAATGCCCAACGCCGTTTACGACCTCGACCTCCCGGAACAACTCGCGGACGTGATAACGCGCTAG
- the asnB gene encoding asparagine synthase (glutamine-hydrolyzing) has translation MCGIAGAAWVRADRAVSAETVRRMTDALTHRGPDDQGQYFAHVETPPYPGSVVGCALGHRRLSIIDVAGGQQPLSNEDGSIWVTFNGEIYNFPTLRRRLQGGGHTLRTNSDTEVLVHLYEDEGVDFLQHLNGMFAIALWDGRNRQLVLARDRLGKKPLVYRHDAGRLLFGSELKAILSVPDVPREIDPGAIDAYLTYQYVPHPQTIFRGIHKLSPGHYAVYRDGELQVAPYWQPDFRVECERPYAEYATEVRDLLTSAVEVRLQSEVPLGAFLSGGVDSSIVVALMQQLVKEPVRTFSIGFKEPEYDETSYAREVARHLGTRHEEFRVTPNAIDILPKLIWHFDEPFADSSAIPTWYVSQLTRQHVTVALTGDGGDELFAGYPRYRAADLAAKFDQLPEPLRAFVGAQFWQRLPGSVRQKSPLRRFKRLVGALSQEPVERFLDWSCIFNFVRRAELYDEGFLAALPAVDPAQFLRTGVARSAGRDPITAFSLADLTTYLPCDLMTKVDIASMAHSLECRQPFLDYRLVELAAAMPVRYKYRRGRGKRILLEVFGGLLPKSVGRRAKMGFGVPLDHWFRNELREYVRDVLLDSRTTERGYFRTDVVQQLIDDHQAGRFDHAYRLWALLVLELWHREWIDTAAGR, from the coding sequence ATGTGCGGCATCGCCGGGGCAGCTTGGGTTCGGGCGGATCGCGCCGTCTCCGCGGAGACCGTGCGGCGGATGACCGATGCGCTCACGCACCGCGGGCCGGACGACCAGGGGCAGTATTTCGCCCACGTCGAAACGCCCCCTTATCCCGGCAGCGTGGTCGGGTGCGCCTTGGGACACCGTCGGTTGTCAATCATCGACGTGGCGGGTGGACAGCAGCCGCTCTCGAACGAAGACGGCTCGATCTGGGTGACGTTCAACGGGGAGATCTACAACTTCCCGACGTTGCGTCGGCGCTTGCAAGGCGGCGGCCACACGCTACGCACCAACAGCGACACCGAAGTGCTGGTGCATCTGTATGAGGACGAAGGGGTCGATTTCCTCCAGCATCTGAACGGCATGTTCGCCATTGCCCTCTGGGACGGCCGGAACCGGCAACTGGTTCTGGCGCGCGATCGGTTGGGCAAAAAGCCGCTGGTCTATCGACACGATGCGGGCCGACTGTTGTTTGGCAGCGAGTTGAAGGCCATTCTGTCCGTGCCGGACGTGCCGCGCGAAATTGATCCCGGCGCGATCGACGCGTATCTCACGTACCAATACGTCCCGCACCCGCAGACGATTTTTCGGGGTATTCACAAGCTCTCGCCCGGGCACTATGCCGTGTATCGGGACGGGGAGCTGCAAGTCGCCCCGTATTGGCAGCCCGACTTTCGCGTCGAGTGCGAGCGACCCTACGCGGAATACGCAACCGAGGTGCGCGACCTGTTGACGTCCGCGGTGGAAGTCCGGCTGCAAAGCGAAGTGCCGCTCGGCGCGTTTCTTTCAGGCGGCGTCGATTCGTCGATCGTCGTCGCGTTGATGCAGCAACTTGTGAAGGAGCCGGTACGCACGTTTTCGATCGGCTTCAAAGAACCGGAGTACGATGAAACCAGTTATGCCCGCGAGGTGGCGCGGCATCTCGGCACGCGGCACGAGGAATTCCGAGTCACGCCGAACGCGATCGACATCTTGCCCAAGCTGATCTGGCATTTCGATGAGCCGTTCGCGGATTCGTCGGCGATCCCCACTTGGTACGTTTCGCAGCTCACACGCCAACATGTCACCGTGGCGCTGACCGGCGATGGCGGCGATGAATTGTTCGCCGGATATCCACGCTATCGCGCCGCGGATCTGGCGGCAAAGTTTGACCAACTGCCGGAACCACTTCGGGCCTTCGTCGGCGCACAGTTCTGGCAGCGGTTACCAGGGAGCGTAAGGCAAAAATCTCCGTTGCGACGCTTCAAACGCCTGGTCGGCGCATTGAGCCAAGAGCCGGTCGAGCGGTTTCTTGATTGGAGCTGCATCTTCAATTTCGTCCGGCGAGCGGAGTTGTACGACGAAGGGTTTCTCGCGGCGCTGCCGGCGGTCGACCCGGCGCAGTTCCTGCGAACCGGCGTGGCGCGCTCGGCGGGGCGCGATCCCATCACGGCCTTCAGCCTGGCTGACCTGACGACCTATCTGCCGTGCGACTTGATGACCAAGGTGGACATCGCCTCGATGGCGCACAGCCTGGAGTGCCGGCAGCCGTTCCTCGACTATCGATTGGTTGAATTGGCGGCCGCCATGCCGGTGCGCTACAAGTATCGTCGCGGGCGCGGGAAGCGCATCCTGCTCGAGGTCTTCGGCGGGCTACTGCCGAAGAGCGTGGGACGCCGCGCGAAGATGGGCTTCGGCGTGCCGCTCGATCATTGGTTTCGCAACGAATTGCGCGAGTATGTCCGTGACGTGCTGCTCGATAGCCGGACGACCGAACGAGGCTATTTTCGCACCGACGTGGTACAACAACTGATTGACGACCACCAGGCAGGCCGTTTCGATCATGCCTACCGATTGTGGGCGCTGTTGGTGCTGGAACTCTGGCACCGGGAATGGATCGACACGGCCGCGGGAAGGTAG
- a CDS encoding XdhC family protein, whose amino-acid sequence MSRDELSEMIGLAERLLAAGEPAVLATLFSADGSTYRTLGSMMVSGPGSGFIAGGVSGGCLEEYIARRGRELIERYDATMLSFDTDPDSNDDGVPSLGCGGSIEVLVERCTPEHLTFLRRLSAAQSADVCSAVACVIDPAELPALTVRRSWFDQDDGIADQPLEALRRRAITERRSRHGEVGGSCSALVHYVRPLTRLVLLGAGNDARPLCKLARSLGWHVTVADRRARLATQTRFPDADQVIAADWWNALKEIVFTPQTAVVVMTHSVNDDVEILPLLSEQPAVYVGVLGPEHRLGWVLRDAQETSMLSDAFISRLRGPIGLDLGERTPEGIAISIASEIMAELHGRTAIPLSQFSPRACTAASDVVDNV is encoded by the coding sequence ATGTCACGCGACGAACTCTCCGAGATGATCGGTCTCGCTGAACGGCTCCTGGCCGCTGGCGAGCCAGCGGTTCTCGCCACGCTGTTCTCGGCGGACGGGTCCACCTATCGCACGCTCGGATCGATGATGGTCAGCGGTCCCGGCTCAGGCTTCATCGCCGGCGGCGTCAGCGGCGGTTGCCTGGAAGAATACATCGCCCGGCGCGGCCGCGAACTGATCGAACGTTATGACGCCACGATGCTGAGCTTCGATACGGACCCCGATAGCAATGACGACGGCGTCCCTTCGCTCGGCTGCGGGGGCTCGATTGAAGTTCTCGTCGAACGCTGCACGCCGGAACACCTGACTTTTCTACGCCGCTTGAGCGCGGCCCAATCGGCCGACGTCTGTTCCGCCGTCGCGTGCGTGATCGATCCGGCGGAATTGCCCGCTCTCACCGTGCGTCGGAGTTGGTTCGACCAAGACGACGGCATCGCGGATCAACCCTTGGAAGCGCTGCGCCGTCGCGCGATTACTGAACGACGAAGCCGGCACGGCGAGGTCGGTGGCTCATGTAGCGCACTCGTGCATTATGTTCGCCCCCTGACGCGCCTGGTGTTGCTCGGCGCGGGCAACGACGCTCGTCCGCTGTGCAAGCTAGCGAGGTCCCTCGGTTGGCATGTGACCGTTGCCGATCGCCGCGCTCGCCTGGCAACCCAAACCAGGTTTCCCGATGCAGACCAGGTCATTGCCGCCGATTGGTGGAACGCCTTGAAGGAGATTGTCTTCACGCCGCAGACCGCGGTGGTTGTGATGACGCACAGCGTTAACGACGACGTCGAAATCCTGCCGCTCTTGTCGGAACAACCGGCGGTCTACGTCGGCGTACTCGGACCGGAACATCGCCTCGGCTGGGTGCTGCGGGACGCTCAGGAAACGTCCATGCTCAGCGACGCGTTTATTTCCCGCTTGCGAGGTCCAATCGGCCTCGATCTCGGCGAACGGACGCCAGAAGGCATCGCCATTTCGATCGCCTCAGAGATCATGGCGGAATTGCATGGTCGCACGGCGATTCCATTGTCCCAGTTTTCGCCGCGAGCATGCACCGCGGCAAGCGACGTCGTCGACAATGTCTGA
- a CDS encoding FAD binding domain-containing protein, which translates to MKAFEYAAPRSEAEALDLLHAVPGRSEILAGGTDLVALMKSMVLRPERVVNIMEIPSLKGIEERADGSVVIGASETLDEVLASHYLTDYRAVTDAILGINSMQLQCQGTIGGELCQRARCWFFRNGHGLLAGSELAEFGDNRDHAILGNLGPAKFVCGSRIAPALIALGAKLRIVGPREQDEQLVAAEEFFQVPQNDQDRETVLQPKQLLTQIILPPATATSATYEVRPSVGPDYPLAAAAAALTMRNGVVVSARIVLGQVAPIPWLSPEAAGALLGGTVNESRAAAAGVAAVTGAMPMSGNAHKIQLTQVAVKRAVMLAAGLNPGGL; encoded by the coding sequence ATGAAAGCATTCGAGTATGCGGCGCCTCGCAGCGAGGCGGAGGCCTTGGACTTACTCCATGCCGTGCCAGGGCGCAGCGAAATCCTGGCCGGCGGCACCGACCTCGTCGCCCTGATGAAATCCATGGTGCTGCGGCCGGAGCGCGTCGTCAACATCATGGAGATCCCTTCGCTCAAGGGAATCGAAGAGCGAGCCGACGGAAGCGTGGTGATCGGCGCTTCCGAGACCTTGGATGAAGTGCTCGCGAGTCATTACCTGACCGACTATCGCGCCGTCACCGACGCGATCCTCGGAATCAACAGCATGCAGTTGCAGTGTCAGGGCACCATTGGCGGCGAGCTCTGCCAAAGGGCGCGGTGCTGGTTCTTTCGCAACGGGCACGGCTTGCTCGCCGGCAGCGAGTTAGCCGAGTTTGGCGACAACCGCGACCACGCGATTCTCGGCAACCTGGGGCCAGCCAAGTTCGTTTGCGGTTCGCGGATCGCACCGGCGTTGATCGCGCTGGGCGCCAAATTGAGAATCGTCGGACCGCGCGAACAAGACGAACAACTTGTGGCCGCGGAGGAGTTTTTCCAGGTTCCTCAAAACGACCAAGACCGCGAAACCGTCCTTCAGCCGAAGCAACTCCTCACGCAAATCATCTTGCCGCCAGCCACGGCCACGAGCGCCACGTACGAAGTGCGGCCATCGGTCGGACCGGACTATCCGCTGGCCGCGGCTGCTGCAGCGCTGACGATGCGCAATGGAGTCGTCGTCTCCGCGCGTATCGTCTTGGGGCAAGTCGCGCCGATCCCCTGGCTGTCTCCAGAGGCCGCGGGCGCGCTCCTCGGCGGGACCGTCAACGAATCGCGCGCTGCAGCCGCGGGAGTCGCTGCGGTGACTGGCGCCATGCCGATGTCAGGCAACGCCCACAAGATTCAACTGACCCAAGTGGCTGTCAAACGCGCCGTGATGTTGGCCGCGGGACTAAATCCAGGAGGACTGTAG
- a CDS encoding ATP-binding protein, translated as MAWLWGILLGLVAGFVAAAVIAAISRRDTEKTHAIYYLLQRHFQPTPVGELRVATRQFPMRMRADVQRGFDAMFGGELTVARLMGVKYEHEYFQGIELAHLLTGTQVATQVPVQYEEVNIGEAAPVRVQDSSLWLVHGKQRPGAILLSRVRSMHGPGTVRVDVAAPNDGPGGELIQAVYARIEELVRLAPSYRGKILSLEASDEYSGEGTGLKVHTLAPVAREEVILPDETLALLDRNVINFVGRRARLSELGQSKKKGLLLFGPPGVGKTHTIRYLSTSMPGQTTLLMTGEQVGMLAEYMSLARLLQPSIVVIEDVDLIARSREQHDGPCTEVMLNKLLNEMDGLKDDAEILFILTTNRPQDLEEALAARPGRIDQAIEFACPDEEGRRKLAQLYGRRVKLPVDVEELLVAQSEGGSGAFIKELIRRSVQFQMERADDGVIATEDVQAALDELLRRGGEVNARSLGAPLGLRGRLGF; from the coding sequence ATGGCTTGGCTCTGGGGAATCTTGTTGGGCCTCGTCGCGGGATTCGTCGCGGCCGCGGTCATCGCGGCCATCTCTCGGCGTGATACGGAGAAAACCCATGCGATCTACTACTTACTCCAGCGTCATTTTCAACCAACTCCGGTCGGCGAACTGCGCGTCGCCACACGTCAGTTTCCCATGCGGATGCGCGCCGACGTGCAACGCGGGTTTGACGCGATGTTCGGCGGCGAGTTGACGGTCGCCCGGCTCATGGGAGTGAAATACGAACATGAGTATTTCCAGGGAATCGAACTGGCGCACCTACTGACCGGCACGCAGGTCGCGACACAAGTGCCAGTGCAATATGAGGAAGTCAACATCGGCGAGGCGGCGCCGGTCCGCGTGCAAGATAGTAGCCTGTGGCTGGTTCACGGCAAGCAGCGCCCCGGGGCGATTCTGCTTTCGCGTGTGCGCAGTATGCACGGCCCAGGCACCGTGCGCGTTGACGTCGCGGCGCCCAACGACGGCCCCGGCGGCGAACTGATCCAAGCGGTTTATGCGCGGATCGAGGAATTAGTGCGGTTGGCGCCCTCGTATCGCGGCAAGATTCTCTCGCTGGAGGCCTCGGACGAGTATTCCGGCGAAGGCACTGGGCTGAAAGTGCATACGCTCGCGCCCGTGGCACGCGAGGAAGTCATCCTGCCGGACGAAACTCTGGCGCTGCTGGATCGCAACGTCATCAACTTCGTCGGCCGGCGGGCGCGCTTAAGCGAGCTTGGGCAATCGAAAAAGAAGGGGCTGTTGTTGTTTGGCCCGCCGGGGGTCGGGAAGACGCATACGATCCGCTATTTGTCGACGTCGATGCCAGGCCAAACGACGTTGCTGATGACCGGCGAACAAGTGGGAATGCTGGCGGAGTATATGTCGCTCGCGCGGCTGTTGCAGCCCAGCATCGTGGTGATTGAAGACGTCGACCTGATCGCCCGCTCCCGCGAACAACACGACGGCCCTTGCACCGAAGTGATGCTCAATAAGTTGCTGAACGAGATGGACGGGCTCAAGGACGACGCGGAGATTTTGTTCATTCTCACGACGAACCGCCCGCAGGATTTGGAGGAAGCGCTCGCGGCGCGGCCGGGGCGGATCGACCAGGCGATCGAATTTGCTTGCCCCGATGAAGAGGGTCGCCGCAAACTTGCGCAACTCTACGGACGGCGCGTCAAACTTCCCGTCGACGTCGAGGAACTGCTGGTCGCCCAATCCGAGGGCGGAAGCGGCGCATTTATCAAGGAACTGATCCGGCGCTCTGTACAGTTCCAAATGGAACGCGCCGACGACGGCGTGATCGCCACGGAAGACGTGCAAGCCGCCCTCGACGAACTCCTCCGCCGCGGCGGAGAAGTCAACGCCCGTTCCCTCGGCGCCCCGCTCGGGTTACGCGGCCGCTTGGGCTTTTGA
- a CDS encoding TonB-dependent receptor, which produces MQCEYDRFRAGANGFHAWIHDYITFENMGVFRGPPQGQVEQVSLKYVNTDLATLTGAELFMEYDWTSRWTPFATLSYVEGRDHTRNGDFATREASSGQSSERVYGLERGAFSGVAGSDEEPLPSIVPLESRLGLRFHQASDQPRWELEFQARVVAAQNRVATSLLESPTAGFTTYDLRGRWRATDQLLLLAGVENLADKQYREHLDFRSPSGISVFQPGISFYSGVELNY; this is translated from the coding sequence CTGCAATGCGAATATGATCGCTTCCGCGCCGGCGCGAATGGCTTCCACGCCTGGATTCATGATTACATCACCTTTGAGAACATGGGCGTCTTCCGCGGCCCACCCCAGGGCCAGGTGGAGCAAGTTAGTTTGAAATACGTCAACACGGATCTGGCCACGTTGACGGGCGCGGAACTGTTCATGGAATACGACTGGACGTCGCGATGGACTCCCTTCGCGACGCTGTCTTATGTGGAAGGGCGCGATCACACCCGTAACGGCGATTTCGCCACGCGTGAAGCATCCTCCGGCCAGTCCAGCGAACGCGTTTACGGACTCGAACGCGGCGCCTTCAGCGGCGTCGCTGGCAGCGACGAGGAACCGTTGCCGAGCATCGTGCCGCTGGAAAGCCGCCTGGGGCTGCGATTCCATCAAGCGTCCGACCAACCGCGCTGGGAGTTGGAGTTCCAGGCTCGCGTCGTGGCGGCGCAAAATCGCGTGGCGACCAGTCTGCTGGAATCGCCGACCGCGGGCTTCACAACATACGATCTCCGCGGCCGCTGGCGCGCGACGGATCAACTGCTACTTTTGGCCGGCGTCGAGAACCTCGCCGACAAGCAATACCGCGAACACCTCGACTTCCGCTCCCCCAGCGGCATCTCCGTGTTCCAGCCCGGCATCAGCTTTTACAGCGGCGTGGAATTGAATTACTAG
- a CDS encoding sialate O-acetylesterase — MLDHVSRCALVGPSELGFRRGGRFRSWICLLFMTSGASAAPLNLYVLAGQSNMSGWGRVDELPAEAIMPQADVLYHTAGAGFGNLRATDDDFGPEIEFGRTMSAAIPGMIAIVKHAVGSTSLAEDWSPSLGDNMYSTLMTRVATARQYWTGAGYEVQVAGVVWMHGEEDARRAAMAPLYEANLLNFIEQVRLDLQAPDAPFIFGQIRGANFAYRETVRGAQAAVDQTGIAAYLVETDDLTSGDGLHFDTASQITLGRRFATAMPLATAKWASTT; from the coding sequence ATGCTGGATCACGTTTCGCGCTGCGCGCTGGTCGGACCAAGTGAGCTCGGTTTCCGTCGCGGAGGACGGTTTCGCTCCTGGATTTGCCTGTTGTTCATGACTTCTGGCGCGTCGGCGGCGCCTCTGAACCTGTACGTTCTCGCCGGACAGTCCAACATGTCCGGCTGGGGGCGCGTCGACGAATTGCCCGCCGAAGCGATCATGCCGCAGGCCGACGTGCTGTATCACACCGCGGGGGCTGGATTCGGCAACCTGCGGGCGACCGACGATGACTTCGGGCCAGAAATCGAGTTCGGCCGGACGATGTCCGCGGCGATTCCTGGAATGATCGCCATCGTCAAGCACGCCGTGGGCTCAACCAGTTTGGCAGAGGATTGGAGCCCCTCGCTGGGAGATAATATGTACTCGACACTGATGACGCGCGTCGCAACCGCGCGGCAATATTGGACTGGCGCCGGCTACGAGGTCCAGGTCGCCGGCGTCGTCTGGATGCATGGCGAAGAAGACGCTCGCCGCGCGGCGATGGCCCCGCTGTACGAGGCGAATTTGCTGAACTTCATCGAACAGGTCCGTCTGGACCTGCAAGCTCCGGACGCGCCGTTTATTTTCGGACAGATTCGCGGGGCCAATTTTGCCTATCGCGAAACTGTCCGTGGCGCGCAGGCAGCGGTCGATCAGACGGGCATCGCCGCGTATCTCGTCGAAACGGACGATCTCACCTCCGGGGATGGGCTGCACTTCGACACCGCCTCGCAGATCACGCTGGGTCGGCGCTTCGCCACGGCGATGCCCTTGGCGACGGCCAAGTGGGCATCGACGACCTGA